A stretch of Triticum aestivum cultivar Chinese Spring chromosome 1D, IWGSC CS RefSeq v2.1, whole genome shotgun sequence DNA encodes these proteins:
- the LOC123160971 gene encoding CASP-like protein 5A2 — MAAGWGRGGRLLVAAASLQCLWSLALGAVDIYALLVKRSFRSPRATTIYSIGDWVTGALTFAAASGSAGITILLDDDLMLCSENHCPSFMAATAMAFFSWFAIAPSCLFNLMMAVYRQLGSSFDVQKGGCEALHSVFSSA; from the exons ATGGCCGCCgggtggggacgcggcggacg CCTCCTCGTCGCAGCAGCAAGCTTGCAATGCTTGTGGAGCCTCGCTCTGGGCGCTGTGGACATCTACGCACTTCTTGTCAAGCGTTCCTTCCGGTCTCCTCGAGCCACCACCATATATTCCATCGGGGACTGG GTCACAGGCGCGCTGACGTTCGCTGCAGCAAGTGGATCAGCAGGCATCACCATTCTCCTCGACGACGACCTGATGTTGTGCTCGGAGAACCACTGCCCAAGCTTCATGGCCGCCACCGCCATGGCTTTCTTTAGCTGGTTCGCGATCGCGCCGTCCTGCCTCTTTAACCTCATGATGGCGGTCTACAGA CAATTAGGGAGTAGCTTTGATGTTCAGAAGGGTGGCTGTGAAGCTCTGCATTCTGTTTTCAGCAGCGCGTGA